GAAATCTTGATAGCGTAATGAAAGAATTAGGAACTGAGCCATGTTTTGTTTAGAAGCCACGATCAAACATTAATCTGGTCACAATCAAAGACCTCCATCTCCCTATTTTAATTTGGCTATAAATGTTCGTCTTTGATTACTTAGCCGTATGCACATTTTTCCTTTAAAGTAAATCTCACTGAAACACTTGCACTTAAACAGAGTTAGATATGGAGTCATGGGTGGGGTGGTCGCTTATTCTATGTTGCCATATGTTCTTCTTTCACTTCTCATTCTCCCATTCCTTATGTCATCCTCACGATAATATTGCCTTACTCCAATTCAAAACCTCTGACACTTTTTCTTTTGGGTCAGTAGAGACCTCTCCCACTTATGATGATGCCACTTATGCTTTTTTCACCTATGCTGAATGCAGTGATATGGATCCAAAGACAGCAACATGGGAAAATGGGACAGATTGTTGCTCATGGATTGGCGTTACTTGCCATCCCATTTCTGGTCGTGTCATAAACCTCGATGTCTCATGCAGTGCCCTTTACAGTGAAATCCTTCCGAATAGTACCTTTTTCTATCTTTCTCATCTCCAATCACTTAATCTTGCTTTCAATTATATCGACTTTCAACTTTCATCTCTCTTTGGTGGATTTGTGAGTCTCACACACCTTAATTTGTCTTATTGTGTCTTTCAAGGTGAAATTCCTTCTCAAATCTCACAACTTTCAAAATTAGAATCACTTGATCTCTCTCATAATTCCGGGTTAACGTGGAAAGaaagcagttggaagaagttCCTCCAAAATGCAACATTTTTAAAGGAGCTTATTTTGGATGATGTAGATATGACTCAAAGTTCAATGAAGTCACTCAATCAGTCTACCTCTTTAATTAGTCTTAGTCTCAGTAACACTGGAGTATGGGAAAACTTGAAAAATGGCATATTATGCTTACCAAAACTTCAACAGTTGCACTTGTCATATAATTACGGTCTCCATGGCCAACATCTTCCTAGCTTCAGCTGCATTGGTGCTTCTCTCACTATATTGGATCTTTCATCTAATCAATTTGAGGGATCAATCCCTACCTCTTTCTCAAACCTCACACATCTTACTTTCCTTGATCTCTCAAATAACATCTATCTCAAAGGTTCAATTCCCTCCTCCCTCTTAACCTTTTCGAGTCTAACTTTTCTAGATCTTGGATTCAATCGATTCAGTGGCCAAATCCCAAATGTCTTTCCCCAGTCaaacagttttgaaaaactaGATTTGAGTCATAACAATATAGAATGTGAGCTaccatcaacattttcaaatctcCAACGTCTCATTTTCTTGGatctttcaaaaaataaatttagtggTCAAATTCCATCCTCAatttcaaatcttcaacatcTTATTCACTTGGATCTTTCATATAATGAATTTAAAGGCCAAAACCCATCCTCactttcaaatcttcaacatcTCATTCTCTTGGATATTTCATTGAATAAATTAAGTGGCCAAATTCCATCCTCAATTTCTAATCTTCAATATCTCGTTTTGTTAGATCTTTCACATAACAGATTGGAGGGTCCTTTGCCTAACAAAATAAGAAGTCTTTCAAACCTAACTCGGTTATACTTCAATGACAACTTACTAAATGAAACAATTCCTCTTTGGTGTTTATCTTTGCCCTATTTGCAAGAACTAGATCTATCAAATAATCATTTCACAGGACATATAAGTGCTATGGTGTCACAGTCCTTTGAATTTCTGTATTTGTGCAACAATAAGCTACAGGGAAATATTCCACAATCAATCTTCACTCTTGTAAATCTCCGCCAATTATGTTTATCATCAAACAACTTTAGCGGTTTTCACAACGTCAATTACAATTTCCCTAGCTTAGAGAGATTGTATTTATCTTCTTTAGGTCTGACAGAATTTCCAAAATTGGCAGGAAAAGTCCCAATGTTGACACAACTTGATCTatccaacaacaaattgaatggAACAGTTCCAAAGTGGTTACATGAAATggattcattatattttttgaacCTATCCCAAAACTTGTTGACAACTCCAATCAAGCAATTCTCAAGGAACTACAACCTCCACTTTCTTGATCTTAGTTTTAATTTACTCACTGGCGACATCTCTTCATCCATTTGTAATGTAAGTTTTCTTAATGTTCTCCTCTTGTCTCACAATAAGTTGGTAGGTATCATTCCACCATGCCTTGCAAAGTTGTCTTCCCTTTATATTTTGGATTTACAAAGGAACAAACTAAATGGCACATTACCAAGTAATTTCTCAATGAATGCTCCTATCGGAGTTATAAATCTGAATGACAACCAATTAGAAGGTATTTTGCCAAAATCTTTGTCCAATTGCACACAATTGGAGATCTTGAATCTTGCCAACAATCAAATTGAGGACAAATTTCCTGACTGGATTCAAACTCTACCAATGTTGACAGTATTGGTATTGCGTGCCAACAAATTGTACGGTCCCGTTCCAAGTTTAGAGATGAAACATGAATTTTCAAGTTTACTTATTTTTGATATCTCATCCAACTACTTCAATGGTTCAATACCAAAAACctatatacaaaattttcaagccATGAAGAACGTTATTCGTTACAAAGTGGGCGAGCTATACATGCAACCTTCCAATAGTAATGCATATGTAAATGAGTCTGCAACTATAACTGAATTTGCAACTATAAcaacaaaagccataaatatggcattcaaaaaaattccaaaaaactTTATAACCATTGATTTATCTAGAAACAAATTTGAAGGAGAGATTCCATATGTAATTGGAGAGCTTCATGCTCTTAAAGGACTCAACTTTTCTCATAATAGACTCAGTGGTTCTATTCCCCAATCCATTGGAAATTTGACAAATTTGGAATCACTGGATCTCTCCTCAAATATGTTCATGGGTAGGATACCCACAGAATTAACCAATTTGAACTTTCTTGAAGTCCTGAATCTTTCCTATAATCATCTTGTTGGAGAAATACCTGAAGGAAAAAAGTTCAACACTTTTGAAAATAACTCCTACATTGGAAACTCAGGACTATGTGGGTTCCCATTGTCAAAGAACTGCAGTAACACTGAACAACAATCTCGATCTTCTCCAAATTTCTGGCGAGAAGAGGGATTTGAATTTGGATGGGAAGCAGTTGTTATAGGATATGGATGTGGAATAATAGTTGGAATTGGTCTTGGAATTGTTGTATTATTCATTGGAAAGCCTGAATGGCTTGTGAAAATGGTCAGAGGTGGTCTTCGTAAAAAGATGAGAAGAAGGTGAAATATGTGAAGTAGTGAAAAATGACAGAATAAATGAGTGGATATGTGGCATGACTGCAAAAAGTTTCATGCACTTGTTTTTGTTCAATTTCAattatgttgaaaaaaaataattggaaaaaaaattgtaagtcaATAATCTTAGCACACCATATTCTATGAAAGATTTTATCAATGTCAGttgtaaaataaatgtattatacTTTTGTTGtcacatttttcaaattttatttgagaTGAATGGACTCATTTAATAAAGTCACAATATTGAGATAATAACACatactaaatttcaaaataaataataaaaaatgtaaactaATTTATACCTTATAATTGTTCATGTTATGAAACacataacaaataaacaaataatgtaATTCACGTTGTGTGTGTTTTGGTCCTACTCGATAAGAATTATGAATTTAATactaattgttaaaaaataattaagataggAGACAGAGAATTAGAACGTGGTGTCGTGGAACACGTATTATTGGGATTTACAATTTACTTTTATACCATTTTaaccttttaattttctttagtttctaATGGAAATTTTAATAGACGTAAacttttagatattttttttgataaaatatttattaatataaaataaatcttgCAACAACAAACCTACTCATCTTATCTTTAAGTTGTTTTCCGAGTACATCAACATTTGGTCTAAAAGTTTCACAAATAACTATATTgcctataaaatttatttagtctCCTAAAATCTCATAGCTAACAAAACATagatgtatttattaaatagaaTAGTCACAAAATAGAGTAAATGGCAATTGTATGTTATATTTGAGAAACTCTAAAATGGAAATTCTAAAACTACTTTATCCACACAAATGTCAACATAACCAAAGAAAGGAGTCAACCATGAAACTGTAGGAaatgattttcaaaacaaacaacaaataatcttcgtatttgaatgaatttaatttagAGACTACACTAATTATGTTGTGTTTTTTTACCGTTAGTATAATAACTTGACAGAGAACTATTTCTTAATCTCAATTTGCGAACAAATTCTACTTAAAAAATTAggatatgataaaataatatataattcattaGAGAAAGAttcatataaaactttaaaatatttgtttaattggtaaaaattaaagattaccaaaatgcccctggttattaaaataatataaaatgataattgttaatgttatatttaattgtaaaattttttataaagattaaaaaattaaaaaattattacaattaatttttaaaaagtaaaaaaattataatttagtaaaatgaatttatttttaatgtagtatttgtttataatataatttagttccAAGTAGTATGAATTGATTTGTTATGAAAGTgagatttattaattttaaatacagcttataatattacatgacataaaataaaaaatgtttataaagagtaaaaaattaacgtTAATTATTAGcagtaaaagtaatataaaatgataattgttaatattatatataattgtaaaaattactataaagagtaaaaaataataaaaattattttttaatataaaaataaattatttattattattattatttgaatataatgTAATTTATCAGTGGAAGATGTAACCGAATATGTAGAAAGTGTAACCGAATATGTAAGGAGTTCATACTAACCTTTAAACATTGGCTCTTTTTTGTATCACAAATTGGATAATCATGGGGGCAACAATGCCACCTGTCTTTACAACACACAGCAGAAGTTAACCCACGCTGCAACGTCTCCAACACAGCTCGTAACCAAATACAGCTTCTGCTATCCGAATACACTTTTGGGGGAACCGAATACGCAGGAGACTAACCGAATACGTTTTCTTTATACGCCTGTAATCCGATACGCCGTCTTTGAACCGAATACGCTTTCACAGTTTTTTGCCTTCTCCATCTTCGCACAATCCTCTTCTTCATCAaccactttcttcttcatctcctccACCCATCCACCTTATCTTCTTTATGAGTGCACAGTAGCCAATTTCGAGCTTCGAATGCATGGTTATgagttaatatattatattaatcatGCAAAGCAAAACTGGACGCGAAATTATGAAATTGGAGAGGGGCACATTCGACTTTTATATTACGATTCTTCCAAATCGCCTCTGCTAAGCGGGTGACGAAAAACCAACGCATCCTGCAATTCAATCGCATTCCTTGCGCGCGATTCTCTTCAAGCGAACACgagtttctcttcttttcatcGCTCGCTGTTATGCGTAAACAGTAAAATACCTCCAAATGAATACAGCATAAGAGAGAAATATAATTACTGTGGATGgtcatgaaaattatttttttattaagaaaaacttcttttagtttttggaataaaacttattttgaaaaatgaaattttttaacgAATCTctcttaattaattgatatgTTAGATTGTAACGTCTTtatctctattttattttacgttcttttgtttatatttcttgaaaatttaaatactattttttaaataagatctTATCATTTGACACTAGAGCATATCATTTGACatccatattttttataaataagatcTTATCATCTGAcactaaaatatatcatttgaCATCCATATTTTTTATGTCTATAgactaattttttataaataatagcCTATTATATATTATAGGTCATGATTTTCAACCATAGCCTATACCTCACCATTTTTTGACTATGTATAAATATACTATGATTCATTAATCATGgtttaatattgaaaataatcaTCATATTCTCTTGCTACATGATCTTGAACAAGTGAATTTGAAGAATTAAGTGAATTGAATCAAAAGT
This window of the Vigna angularis cultivar LongXiaoDou No.4 chromosome 7, ASM1680809v1, whole genome shotgun sequence genome carries:
- the LOC108336514 gene encoding receptor-like protein 9DC3; this translates as MESWVGWSLILCCHMFFFHFSFSHSLCHPHDNIALLQFKTSDTFSFGSVETSPTYDDATYAFFTYAECSDMDPKTATWENGTDCCSWIGVTCHPISGRVINLDVSCSALYSEILPNSTFFYLSHLQSLNLAFNYIDFQLSSLFGGFVSLTHLNLSYCVFQGEIPSQISQLSKLESLDLSHNSGLTWKESSWKKFLQNATFLKELILDDVDMTQSSMKSLNQSTSLISLSLSNTGVWENLKNGILCLPKLQQLHLSYNYGLHGQHLPSFSCIGASLTILDLSSNQFEGSIPTSFSNLTHLTFLDLSNNIYLKGSIPSSLLTFSSLTFLDLGFNRFSGQIPNVFPQSNSFEKLDLSHNNIECELPSTFSNLQRLIFLDLSKNKFSGQIPSSISNLQHLIHLDLSYNEFKGQNPSSLSNLQHLILLDISLNKLSGQIPSSISNLQYLVLLDLSHNRLEGPLPNKIRSLSNLTRLYFNDNLLNETIPLWCLSLPYLQELDLSNNHFTGHISAMVSQSFEFLYLCNNKLQGNIPQSIFTLVNLRQLCLSSNNFSGFHNVNYNFPSLERLYLSSLGLTEFPKLAGKVPMLTQLDLSNNKLNGTVPKWLHEMDSLYFLNLSQNLLTTPIKQFSRNYNLHFLDLSFNLLTGDISSSICNVSFLNVLLLSHNKLVGIIPPCLAKLSSLYILDLQRNKLNGTLPSNFSMNAPIGVINLNDNQLEGILPKSLSNCTQLEILNLANNQIEDKFPDWIQTLPMLTVLVLRANKLYGPVPSLEMKHEFSSLLIFDISSNYFNGSIPKTYIQNFQAMKNVIRYKVGELYMQPSNSNAYVNESATITEFATITTKAINMAFKKIPKNFITIDLSRNKFEGEIPYVIGELHALKGLNFSHNRLSGSIPQSIGNLTNLESLDLSSNMFMGRIPTELTNLNFLEVLNLSYNHLVGEIPEGKKFNTFENNSYIGNSGLCGFPLSKNCSNTEQQSRSSPNFWREEGFEFGWEAVVIGYGCGIIVGIGLGIVVLFIGKPEWLVKMVRGGLRKKMRRR